Below is a window of Candidatus Aminicenantes bacterium DNA.
GGCCGAATGGGCCGCGGCTTATCACGCGCGCCTTCTGGCTTCGGCCCTGGCGCTCTGCGGCGATCGGGTCGAGGCGGAGGAACTGGTCCAGGAGACACTGGCGGAGGCGGTGGGATCGCTGGCCCGGTTCGAGGGGCGGTCCGCCCCCTATACCTGGCTCTACGGCATTCTGCGCCGCCGTTTTCTGCTCCATTGTCGCCGGCGCCGCCGCTTTCTTCGTTGGGCATCGACGGCGGTTCGCTATTCTTCCGAATGCGCCGCGGCGCCGATGGTGGAATCCGGCGGAGACCCCCGCCTTGCGAGCCTTCGCGTCGCTCTCGGAGGGATTCCCGTCAAGCATCGCGAAGTCCTGCATCTGCGCTATGTCGAAGGCCGGAAGATCGCTGAAATCGCCGCCCTGATCTCGGCCTCCGAGGGAACCGTCAAATCCCGGCTCCATCACGCTTTGCGCCGGGTCAAGTCCGCGATCGTCCGGGAGGCGGATGTTCCGCTCGTCCCGGATGGGGAGAAAACCCATGAATTGTAAATCCTGCCGAAGGCAAGTCTTCGATTGGCGCGACGGCGGCCTCGACGCGTCCGCTGCCGAGGCTATACGGGCTCATCTCGCCGCCTGTCCGGCGTGCCGGGAATTCTATGCCGAGGAAGAGCTTCTGGGAAGTCAGATCGGTGCGGCTCTCCCTATGGCCGCCGTTCCGGTTTGCGACGCCCTTCCCGCTGCACAGTCGCCCATTAATGGAACCATCCGACCGGCCTCCAGCCGCAGTTCCCGTCCGCGTTTCCTGCGATTCCTCATTCCGGCCGCCGCCGGATCGGCTATCCTGGCGGCCGTTTTGCTCCTATCGCCGTCAAAGGCGCCCTGGACTCTCGAGCCGACGACATCGGAGATAGTGACGATCGATGATTTCCCCGATCCGTTAAGAGATTGGGTCGAAGGGCGGCTCATCGTTACCGTCGAAGATGCGGCGCGAGGCACACGGGAGACTTTTCTGACGACCCGCGATGGCACGGTCCGCCGGGTCGCCGAAGGGGGAAAAGCATTATGAACATTCGTTGGCTTCTGCTCTGGCTTCTCATCCCTGTGACTGCGGCGGGTCAAGCGGCAGCGACCGAAGGCCAGGCTCCCGCCCAGACTCCTCCGCTCC
It encodes the following:
- a CDS encoding sigma-70 family RNA polymerase sigma factor; protein product: MKSEVDPKALAEWAAAYHARLLASALALCGDRVEAEELVQETLAEAVGSLARFEGRSAPYTWLYGILRRRFLLHCRRRRRFLRWASTAVRYSSECAAAPMVESGGDPRLASLRVALGGIPVKHREVLHLRYVEGRKIAEIAALISASEGTVKSRLHHALRRVKSAIVREADVPLVPDGEKTHEL